ATCTTAGAAATAAAAAAGGTCTAACACAAAAGCAACTTAGTAAAAAACTTGGTGTTTCTGAATCATTTATAAATGACATAGAGCTTGGAAGAAAAATAATAAACGAATCACTTATGTCTAAACTTACAAAAGTTTTAGGTGAAGATTTAAATGACTTAACTTTATCTAATGATACACCTAGTGAACCTATAAATAAAGTTAATACCTCTGAATTTATGTCTCAAAAAAATAAACAATCTAAAGAAACACCAATAAACTCAATATGGACTGATGCTCTTAGTTCTGTTGTTAAATCAGTTCCTGTTTATAATTATGAATTAAAGACTCTATCTACAATTCCTAGAGTTGTAAATAATAATAAAATTGAAAACTTCAATAGCGATAAAGTATTTTATCTTATTATAGAAGATACTGATTTATCAGAATATAGAATTGAAAAAGGCGATAAAGGATTTTTAGTAAAAATAGGTGAACTAGAAAATAATTCTTTATGCTTCATTGAATATAAAAACCAGCGTTCTATAAAATACATTAAGAACTTAGGCAATGGTAAATATCTTTTATTATCTAAGGGCGGAAAATTTTCCGAAACAGTAGATAAAAAAAATATAAAGCCTTTAGGAAAGCTAATAAATATAGAATTTAATTTTAAGGACTAACATTTGATAATGTTAGTCCTTATTCTATATTCTTCTTTTTATCTATTACCATTATTTGTAAATTGATGATTTATTTTGTTTAATTTTTCTATAATTAATATTTATCTTCTTTACATAATTTACTTTTTTACTTTATATATTTACTGTATAATAATTATTATCACATACAAATTTATTCATAATTGGTAAATATTATAAAATCTATATATTTTTGCCAATGCAATAGGAGGGTTTTTATATGACAAAAAAGGAAATTCTGGCAATGATTCTTGCTGGAGGGCAGGGTAGTCGACTCGGGATCCTTACTAAAAGAGTAGCTAAGCCAGCGGTACCATTCGGTGGCAAATATAGAATTATAGATTTTGCTCTTAGTAATTGTTCTAACTCTGGCATTGATACCGTTGGAGTTCTAACTCAATATAGACCACAGGTATTAAATTCTCATATTGGTATCGGTGCGCCTTGGGATTTAGATCGTATTAATGGAGGAGTGAGTTTATTACCACCCTATATGAAGGAAAATGGAGGAGATTGGTATAAGGGAACTGCAAATGCTATATATCAAAATAGACATTATATAGATTCCTATGATCCCGAATATGTGTTGATTCTTTCAGGAGATCACATATATAAAATGAATTATGAAAAAATGCTTCAGTATCATAAAGAAAAAAATGCTGATGCAACTATTGCTGTCATTGAAGTTCCATTAGATGAAGCTTCACGTTTTGGAATTATGAACACTAATACCGATAATTCTATATATGAATTTGAAGAAAAACCTAAAGAACCTAAGAATAATATGGCTTCTATGGGTATATACATTTTTAAATGGAACCTACTAAAAAAATATCTAAAAGAAGATGAATTAGATAAGCAATCTTCAAATGACTTTGGCAAAAACATAATTCCAAATATGCTTAATGATAATAGAAAACTTTTTGCATACCCATTTAAAGGATATTGGAAAGATGTTGGTACCATTGAATCTCTTTGGGAATCTAATATGGATCTTCTAGATATAAATAGCGGATTGAATCTTCATGATCCCAATTGGACAATTTATTCCGTAAATCCTAATATGCCACCTCAATATATAGGTTGTGAAGCAAGAGTACATAACTCAATTTTAGTTGAGGGATGTAAGGTATTAGGGGAAATTTCTAATTCTGTTCTTTTTTCTGGAGTCACTGTAGGTAAAGGCTCTAAAGTAACTAATTCCGTAATTATGAATAATGTTACTATTGGAGAAAATGTCATAATTGATAAAGCTATTATTGGTTGCGATTCCATAATAAGAAAGCTTTCTCAAATTGGTGATGGCAATGAAATTTACGTAGTTGGAGATCGTGAAGATATTAAAGCAAATTCTATATTATCTGAAATAAAAGAAGTAATTTAACTAAAGATTATAGGGAGGATTTCATATGTTAAATAACTATATGGGCATACTTTGTCTTAACGAAAAAGACTCTAACATTAAGTCATTAACTCAAAATAGACCATTAGCTTCTATTCCACTTGGTGGTAGGTATAGAGTTATAGATTTTATTCTTTCAAATATGGTTAATTCAGGAATTAAGAATATCGGTGTACTTACTCATAATCATAGTAGATCCCTAATAGATCATTTAGGTTCAGGATCTCCCTGGGATTTAGATAGAAAAATAGGTGGATTATTTTTAAATACCTCTGGTCATTCAGAAAATTTTTGTGACATAGAAGTTATAAGCAATAACATAGAACATCTTCATAGAAGCAAAGAAACTAATGTAATTATCTCTTTATCATATATGATTTGTAATATAAACCTCGAAGATGCTGTTAATTGCCATGAAAAGAGCGGTTCAAAAATAACAATATTATATAAAAAGATTTCTAATGGAAAGAACTCTTTTAGAGATTGTGATGTATTAAACATAGATGAATCTGGCCAATTAATTTCTGTAGGTAGAAATATCGGTGTTGATAATAATTTAAATATATCTATGGAAATGTTTATTATGAGTAAAGAAACTCTTATATCTATAGTATATGACTGCATAAAGAAAGGTATTTGGTCCAATATAAAGGACTATATTTACTCTAATATCGATATATTAAAACCATCAACCTACGAATTTAAAGGATACTTACAATGTGTAAACTCACTATTATCCTATTACAACTTGAACATGGAACTTTTAGATTTAAAGAAATCTAAAGATCTATTTTATTCTAATGGATTAATATTTACTAAAATATCTGATGGTCCTCCAACTAAATATACTAGTGATTGCACCGTTATAAACTCACTTATAGCTAATGGTTGCATTATAGAAGGCTCTGTTGAAAATTGTGTCATCGGCAGAAGAGTGAAAGTATCAAAAAGTGCTACTCTTAAAAATTGTATTATAATGCAAGATTGCATAATTGGAACAAACTCACACTTGCATAATGTAATCATGGACAAAAACGTCTTAGTTGAAAATAATAAAGATTTAAAAGGAGATATAGAATTTCCATTAGTTATACAAAAAAGAACTAAATTTTAAAGGAGGAATTATTTTTGAAAGTTTTATTTGTAACATCAGAATGCCATCCATTTTTAAAAACTGGAGGTTTAGGCGATGTATCATACTCTCTTCCAAAAGCATTAAAAAAATTGAACGATGTGGACATAAGAGTAATTATGCCTAAATACAGCTCTATCCCAGACTATTTTAAAAATTCTATGCAACATAAAGGAAATTATATAGTTTCTGTAGGTTGGAGAAAACAATATTGTGGAATAGAATTTCTAGAATTTGATGGTATACCTTTCTATTTTGTAGATAATGAATACTATTTTAATCGTCCTGGCTCTTATGGATATACTGATGAAGGTGAACGTTTCACTTTCTTTTCTAAAGCAGTGCTTCAAAGTATTCCATATATGAATGACTTTGAACCAGATATAATACACTGTAATGATTGGCATACTGCTATGATTCCAGCACTATTAAAAGATCACTATAGATTTTTTGATAACTATACAAGAATAAAAACGGCCCTAACAATCCATAATTTACAATATCAAGGTATCTTTGATAAATCTATTCTAGATTTATTAGAGTTAAATGAGGGCTATTTTAATGAATCATCATTAAAATACTATAATTCAGTTAACTTTTTAAAAGGTGGAATTGTTTATTCTGATAAAATATCTACTGTATCTAATACTTATTCTAATGAAATTCAAACTGAACCATTTGGCTCAACATTAAGTGGTCTATTACATGGAAGACGTAATGATCTTTGGGGTATAGTAAATGGTATTGATTATGATACATTTAATCCTGCAACTGATATTCACCTCCCAGTAAAATATGATGTAAATAATTATTGGCTAAAACGCGAAAATAAAGTTAACCTTCAAAGAGAATTAGGCTTAGAACAAAATGCTGATACTCCATTAATAGGTCTTGTATCTAGATTAACAGATCAAAAAGGCCTCGATTTAGTATGTTCTATATTTGAAGAGCTAATGTGTAGTGAAAATGTTCAATTTGTTTTACTAGGTACTGGTGATCCAAATTATGAACATAGTTTTAGATACTTCGCAAATAAATATCCTAATAGATGCTCTACTAATATTTACTTTGATAATTCTCTCGCTCAAAGAATTTATGGAGCTTCTGACTTCTTCTTAATGCCTTCAAAATTTGAACCTTGTGGTCTTTCACAATTAATAGCACTACGCTATGGTTCCGTACCTATTGTTAGAGAAACTGGTGGGCTTAAAGATACAGTATTTTCTTATAATGAGCATTATAAAGAAGGTAATGGATTTACTTTTACAAACTACGATGCTAAAGATATGTTAAATACCATTAAAAGGGGACTTCATTTCTATTGGGATAAATACCACTGGGATATAATCTCTAGAAATGCTATGAACTCTTCTAATAGTTGGGAAAATTCAGCTTATATATATAAAGATTTATATAATACACTTATTTGGGGATAAACTTAAAAACAACACCATAAAACTAACCTTATTTATGCTAGTTTTATGGTGTTGTTTTTATTTATTAAACATTTCTTCAAATGAATTTTTAATATTTTCTCCATCATCAGATATACTATATACTAAGTATCTCCCTTTTGTATATACCTTTGAATTTTCTATTCTACCCTTTACATCTTCACCGGCATCTCCTAAATCTTCCACAGCTTTATCCTTTGCAGCCTCTATTTTATTTTTCAACCCTTCTAGATCTTCTTCACTTTTTGCCTTTACTACTAAAAGCTGATCATGTAGATTTCCATCTGGTGATACATATAACTTAAAATCCTCAACATCATCTTTTGAAATATCATATATTCTCTTTAAATCATCTTCAGTACCTTCTTTTAAATTTTCTAAATCAGATCCTAATTTGTCTGTAAAATCGGACACTGCAAAATCCTTATCATCTGTATTAGTTTTATTACCACAACTTACGATACACATAACAGAAACTAATAATACCATAAAAATACTTGCTTTCTTTAAATACTTCTTCATTAATATTCCTCCTAAATACTTACTTTAGAATTATTATTCCCTGGAAATAATAAAATTATTTTAATATCTCATCTTCTATAAATCTCTTAATGTTATCCACTTATTTACGATAATTTATTTATCTAACAATTATAAATTTAGGTGATATGATGAAAAAGTTTTTCGTATTTTTATTATTTATATCAACTACTATATCTGTGGGAATTTCTTTATACTTATACTTTCCATATATAAAAAATTATAAAGACACTCCCACTACAAATAATATACCTACTGCTACAATAGCAAATACTTTATCTACAGAATCCAATACTTTATCTTCTAATGAATCATCAAGTAATGCCTTTAAGATAATTCATGTACCGATTATTAATCAATTTCCTGAACTTCCATCTGGATGTGAAATTGTCGCTACTACAATGTTATTAAATTGGTATGGATATAAGGTAGATAAACTGTTATTAGCAAATAGTATAAAAAAGAGTCCTCTTCCTACATACAGAAAAGGTGTTTTACATGGTAATGATCCTAATGACAGTTTCATCGGTGACCCTTATTCTAAAAATTCTTATGGTGTATATCATAAACCAATAATTGACCTAATAAATATATATACAAATAATGAAGCTAATAACTTAACAGGAGTACCTTTTGAAAACATACTTGATACTGTAAAATCAAATAAACCAGTAATTATGTGGGCTACTATTGATATGAAAGCTCCATCAGTAACAACGACATGGCAATCATCTAATGGTACTATTTCTTGGATTGCCCCAGAACACGCTTACTTACTAATAGGCTTTGATGAAAGTAATGTAATAGTTAATGACCCTTATGATGGTACCGAAAAATATATAGATAAAGAGTTATTTAAAAGTCGCTGGGAAAGCTTAGGTAGTCAAGCAGTATCATTAAAATAAAGCTATTGCATACTATTTTATAAACATTATGCAATAGCTTTTTATCATTAATTTATGATCTTATAATAGATATAATAATTATCTTAAACAAGAAAAAAGGATGCTACAATAATTTTCTTATAACATCCTTTTTTTCTTATATTCCTTTTATTGCTACAGAATTTAGTAAACTCCATGGTTTATTAAAATGCGGTTGAAAGAAGAAATCAGTCACCGCTAACTCATCAATTGTCATTCTATTTTGAATAACTACTGACAATGTGTTCATATATTGAGTTAAATCTTCTTCAGATATAATTTGTCCCCCTAAGATTCTATTTGTATTTTTATCGTATACTAACTTTATCATGGCTTCAGTATATGTTGGCATAAATTCTGGTCTATAATTATCTTTATATATAAGTGATCCAATATTCATATTGGTTGTTGCCTTTGCCACCTCTTCTGTTAAACCAGTTGATGCAATACATTTATCATATATTTTTATTCCAGATGTTCCTTGAGTACCTAGATATTTAAGCTTTGGTTCTACCAAATTTTTCGCAACTAACATTCCCATTCTAACAGCATTAGTTGCTAATGGAATATATCTTTTATCTCCTACAGGATTATACTCTACTATGCAACAATCTCCTGCAGCAAACACATCTTTCTCACTAGTTCTCATATATTCATCAATCACTATAGCACCATTATTTATAGTATCAACCTTTCCATTTATCAAAGCTGTATTTGGCTTAAACCCTATACAAAGTACTACTAAATCAGCATCATACTCACCTTCATTTGTAATAACCTTTGAAACTTTATTTTCTATATTACTTTCAAATTTTATAACTTTTTCACCTAATCTTAGTTTTACTCCCTTATCAATAAACTCCCCTTCTGCTACATCCGTAAACTCTTTATCAAGATATTTATTCATAATCCTATCTTCTGCATCTATTAATGTTACATTTTTTCCTTTTATATTAAAGGCCTCTGCTAATTCAACTCCAATATATCCAGCACCAATTACCACTACATTGTTTATAGAATTAGATTTATTTATAATTTCTTTTGCATGATTATAATTTTTACATAACAAAATATTTTCTAAATTTCCACCTTCAAAATTAGGTACTATAGGCCATGAACCTAAAGTCAGAACCAATTTATCATATTTATCTACTATAATTTGCCCTGTAATTAAATTTTTAGCTTCTATTTTCTTTTCCTTAATATTTATATTAGTCACTTCATAATTCATTTTCATATCTATTCCCATACTTATCATATTATCTGGTGAATTGTAAAAAAGCTTCTTTGGATCTTCTACTATACCTCCAACCGTTAATGCTATACCACAAGATAGAAATGAAACATTATTATTCTTTTCATATACAACAATATCACTTTCAGGATATAACTCCTTGATATTCATTGCACTGGCAGTTCCTGCATGTGTGCATCCTATAATTATAACTCTCATAATTCTTAACCTCCAATATTAATTCAATACCCATTTATATAAGAACTATTATTTTTTAATAAAAGTTCTTACTTGTATTCTATTCCATTTAAAGGCAAATTTCAATATATTTCAAAAATAAAAAAAATCATTATGCAATTATACAATAGTATACCTTACATAATGATTTTTATTTACTTTATAATATTTATCGCTTCACCTAAGTGTTTTATCTTTTTATATAATCTTGTTGATGTTTCTTCATCAGCATCTAATAAGTCTGGAACCATAATTGGTCTCATACCAGCATTTTTAGCTGCCTGTATCCCTTGTCTTGAATCCTCCATAACAATACAATTTTCAGGACTGCAATTAAGCTTTTCTGCAACCTTTAAGAAAATTTCTGGATCAGGTTTTGATTTTGTTACTTCGTCTCCACATATAATATAATCAAATTCATTCTCTATTTTAGCTAATGTTAGTAATTTTTTAGCTCTCTCTCTCCTACTGGATGTAGCCACTGCAATTTTAATATTAAGTTTTTTTAGATAATTTAATAAGTCATATAATCCATCTTTAACAACTAATCCCTCATCATCAACTATCTTATTTTCTATGTATTTTACTTCTTTTATAATATCATCAATAGGGCAGCTTTCTCCATAAGTATCAACAATGATATTTTTAACAGATACTATATTTCTACCAAGAAAACTATCAAAAAGTTCTCCCTCTAGTTTATATCCAAACTTATCCCCAGCTGCTTTCCATGCTCTCTTTGCTACCCTCTCAGTATCAAACATCAATCCATCCATATCAAATATAACTAATTCAACATTCATTTGTATTCTCCCCTCACTTTTTATCCAGTAACTTAAAAAGCTACACTGCAAAACCACATATGTGGTATTTGCAAAGTAGCTTTTTTTAATTTTAAATTAATATTCTAAAAATCAGCATTTCCTGGAGTTCTTGGGAATGGTATTACGTCTCTTATATTACTCATTCCTGTTAAATACATAAGAATTCTTTCGAACCCAAGCCCAAACCCTGAGTGTTTAGTTTCTCCATATTTTCTAAGTTCTAAATACCACCAGTAATCTTCTTTATTTAATCCTAACTCTTCCATTCTTGCTTCAAGAATATCTAATCTTTCTTCTCTTTGAGATCCACCAATGATTTCTCCAACTCCTGGTGCTAAAAGATCTGCTGCAGCAACAGTTTTTCCATCATCATTTAATCTCATATAGAAAGCTTTTATATCCTTTGGATAGTCAGTAACGAATACTGGTCTCTTAAATACTTCTTCTGATAAATATCTTTCATGTTCTGTTTGAAGATCAATGCCCCACTCTACTGGATATTGGAATTCCTTATTACATTTTTGTAATATTTCAACAGCTTCTGTATACGTAATTCTAGCAAACTCAGAGTTAACTACATTATTTAATCTGTCCATTAATCCTTTATCAATAAAGTTAGAGAAGAACTCCATTTCTTCTGGTGCATTTTCAAGAACATAATTAATAATATATTTTATCATATCTTCAGCACAATCTAGGTAGTCTGTTAATTCTGCAAATGCCATCTCAGGTTCTACCATCCAGAATTCTGATGCATGTCTTCCTGTATTTGAATTTTCAGCTCTAAATGTTGGTCCAAAAGTATATATATTTCTAAATGCTAATGCATAAGTTTCTCCATTTAATTGCCCTGAAACTGTAAGGTTTGCAGGCTTTCCAAAGAAATCTTGTGAAAAATCAACTTCACCATCTTCAGTTAATGGAGGATTTTTAGGATCTAATGTAGTTAATCTAAACATTTCTCCTGCACCTTCACAGTCTGAAGCTGTTATAATTGGAGTATTTACATATACAAATCCTCTTTCATTAAAGAACTTGTGTATTGCATAAGCTGCTAAACCTCTTACTCTAAATACAGCTGAAAAAGTATTACTTCTTGGTCTTAAATGTGCTATAGTTCTTAAATATTCCATTGTATGTCTTTTCTTTTGTAATGGATAATCTGAATTACTATGTCCATGAATTACTATATTAGTTGCTTTTAATTCAAGAGGTTGTTTTGAATTTGGTGTTAATACAACTTCACCTTCTATTTCTAAAGATGAGCTTATCGCTATCTTTGATATTTCTTTAAAATTATCTAATGTATTTTCAAAAACAACTTGTAGATTCTTAAAGAAACTACCGTCATTTAATTCTATAAATCCAAAGTTATTATTTGATCTTATAGTTCTTACCCATCCACTTACTTTAACTGTTTTTCCTGCAAAGTCATCACTTTCTCTAAAAAGTGCTTTAACTAAAGTATTTTCCATTATTACCATCCTTTCAAAGCCTTTATTATATACTTAGTATATTAAATAATAAAATAAAAAGTCCTTCATCCCTAAATAGGGACGAAGGACATACTTTCGCGGTGCCACCCTAGTTGCTTAAAAAAAGCCACTCTAAAATATAAGGGTTTTAACCCTCTAATCCTACGCAGGCCTCAAAGTGCCCTTCAGTTAGAAACTCCGAGTCGTTATTCAATATAGCTTCAATACTAACTCACAGCTACCGTTAGCTCTCTGAAATCTCTACTATACCTACTGGTCTCATCAACGTTTAATATATACTTATAAAAAAATTATAGATTTTTCCCTCAATAAAGTCAATACTTATAAATACTTGTATCTATTAGTAATAGTATTTATAATTTTATATATAAAATTTAATGAGGTGTTTTTATGAGAATTGGAATGGGTTATGATGTACATAAATTAGTAACTAACAGAAAACTTATCATTGGCGGAGTTGAAATTCCCCATAGTTTAGGACTACTAGGTCACTCTGATGCCGATGTTTTATTACATGCTATAATGGATGCCCTACTAGGTGCTGCTGCTCTTGGAGATATCGGTAAGCATTTTCCTGATACCGATGAAAGATTTAAAGGAGCTTCTTCTATAAAACTTTTAGAAGAAGTAGGGCGCCTTGTAAATGAAGCTGGATATAAAATAGAGAATATCGACTCTACTATTATTGCTCAAAAACCAAAAATGTCTCCTCACATTAATTTAATGAGAGAGAACATATCTAATGCACTAAACATTGATATAAAAAATATCAATGTTAAAGCAACAACTGAAGAAGGTCTTAGCTTTACGGGAAGAGAGGAAGGTATCTCCTCTCAAGCTATCTGCCTTTTAATATAACAATATAAAAAGGAACTATCACTAAATGAAAATTTGTTAGTGATAGTTCCTTTTATTATGTCACAAGTTAGGTTAATTTTCCCCTATGGGGAAAATATTATAGTCCTGCGGACAGCAAGTTACAATTCCCAATTAAAGAAACAGATTTATATATTTAGCGAATATATAAATTTATTATACCTAAGTGTTATTTTGTACTTACTATAAATCCGAAATTTTTATTTCAAGCTATATGAAGGTGCAACCTTCATATAGCCCCATGTAATAGTTTTACATCAAATATAATTAACTAAAAAACTAATCCACTCTATAACACAAGCTAAACACTTGCAATTTCAGAAATTCCGCAGGAATTTCCACCATACCTGTGCCTTGTGCCCTCATACCTATGCCCTATCCATACCTGTGCCTTGTGTCCTCATACTTGTGCCCTGATAATCTATTTTCTATTAATGCTTTTACATACCACTCAGCATCTTCTCCATCATTTCCTATAACATTAATAATCGTAGAATACACATCAAGTACCCTATCATCTTTAATATATTTCTTAATATAATTGGCATTTGCTTTACCTAGTAAGTACTTTATTATAAGATCTCTCTTATCTCTATTTTTATAATATACATTTTCAAAAAAATTCACTACATCTTCTGTTCTCATATATTTTCTCATGATAGTAAGTTCATTTATATACATTGCTAAAAATCTAAAACTTTTCTTATAGAACTTATCATCATTATACCCTTCAGAAACATCATGCATTAAATCTATAAATGCTAATGCAACTTCATTAGATATAGTACATATATTAGATGTTATTCTAAGTTCCAATATATTTATTATTCCGTATTTTACATATTTATCACCATATCTATCCAAAAATTTTATACCTTTAATAATTCGTTCAGCTTCTGTTGATGACATAGTATATATAAAACTATATAAATTATAACAATCATCAATATCTTGTCTTATATTAAAATACTGAAACTTATCCATAAAATTCGTTACTGCCTTAATATTGTCATATGAAATAGTATATCCTATTTGCGCTAAGTTAGCATATCTAGTATCTAGCGCTGGTTTACTTTCCAATCCCTCAATTAAATCATGTATATAATATTTACTTTCATTTTCTACATATAAAGAAATAGTAATATCATTTTTTTCTTTAACACAATTTATATCAAAATTATTATCTATACCATTACTTAAACTATTAAATGATATATCCTGAGCTAATCTTACAGGAAACAAAAAGCATAGTGCCCCTATCCACATAAGGCAATTCTTTCCTGAATCCTTTAATATAATTTTGCGATGATCTTCCTTACTTAAGATAAGTATGTTTATCAACCTTTTTAATATTCTTATTCTAGACTCATTATAATTATTATTAGGTCGTGCTACTATAAATCCACTAACACTTTCTGGGCTTATATCTTCCCCAACTATCATTTTTTCTATTTCATACAATGTTATATTTTTATAATCCATATTTAAAATGTTGCTATTTATATAAGCTATTGGATAATTATCAAAATATCCATTTTCCTTGACTATTGTATGTATTATTTTCTTTTCTTTACAAATAACTATTTTAGAAATATAACTACTATTTTCTTCTCTAAAAAATGCATATCCTTCATCATCTTCTTCATATTTATTATTAATTATAGAATGAAATCTACTTTTTATGATATTAACATTATTCTCTGTTGCATTACGAGTTTTTATAATATTTAAATCATCACCATAACTCATTAGTATAATTTGATGATATGATTCCATTCTATCCCCCCCAATAATAAATATAAAACACTATTCTAATTCTATATCAAATTCGCTCTTTTTCAGTTCTGATACAACTTTAAACATGGCTAAATCCTTCATTTTTGCTTCTATCATAATATCGAAACTTTCCCCTAAAAGTTTAGTAATATTTATAAACTTCCTCATTTCTTCAATATTTATATATTCATGGTGTTTTCTATCTCTTATACCATCTTTAGGACTAGAAAAATGAACTTTAGGTGGCAATTTTTCACTTGTCCATGTATTAAATATTCTCTCTAAGTATTCCTCTATCCTTTCTCCATTATTGTTACAATTATGATGATGTACATCTAAAACCATTGGAATTTTTAATGATTCGCATAATTCTAAAGTCTCTTTCATTGTATATGTTTTATCATCATTTTCTATTATTATTTTTTTTCTTATTTTTTCATCAAAACCTGTAATATTATCTTTAAATCTATCTAATGCCTTTTCTTTTCCACCAGTTGCTCCTCCTATGTGTAATACTAATTTATAATCATCGTAATTCATCAACTGAAATATTTCGCAAAAGTGCATAAGATTTCTTTTAGTAGCTTCAACAACTTCTGATCTATTTGAATTTATTACGTTAAATTGATCTGGATGTGCATCTACCCTCATATTAGATTTTTTTATTATATCTCCAATCTCTTTAAATTCTTTCTTAAAGTATTTTTTATAATCCCAATTTTTCACTTCAGGATGAGTAGCTAATGGAATTAATGCTGAAGTCATTCTATAAAAATGTATATTCTTTTCTACGTTATATTCTAAAATTTTCTTTAATGCTTCTAAATTACTTAATGTAACTTTTTTAAGCTTGTTTAATCTTTCTTCATCATTATGCATCTTACTATAATTAGAAAAAGTAACAGTAGACGAAGATGTTACATTTTTATCCAACCCTAAAGCTATCGCTACATATCCAAATCTTATTTTCATATTTTTCACCTCTTTTTAATTAGTATGGTAGCCTTATTGGTTTACTATGCATATATTGTTATTATGCACACAACATACACAGAAGGTGGTGTAATACTTGGATATTAAAGAGGTTCACGATGCTATTCACATTTTATATACGAATGGTACTTCAAAAGATTTAATAAAACGAGCTATTAATAATATTTTTAATCGTTCATTTCCTGCAAGCGTTCCTACTATCGCAGATATTTTGATAGATGAAAAAGACTACCCATTAGCTTTAGAATATTGTAACCTTGCATTAAAATCTATTCATATTGACGAATTATATTTTTTGAAAGCTCGTTGTCATTTTTCTTTGAAAGAATATAATGAATGTTTAGATTCATTAAATAAACTAACTAACGAGTACTATATGAATAAATCTGAGGACATGAAAGAATTTTCA
Above is a genomic segment from Clostridium bornimense containing:
- a CDS encoding C39 family peptidase; this translates as MKKFFVFLLFISTTISVGISLYLYFPYIKNYKDTPTTNNIPTATIANTLSTESNTLSSNESSSNAFKIIHVPIINQFPELPSGCEIVATTMLLNWYGYKVDKLLLANSIKKSPLPTYRKGVLHGNDPNDSFIGDPYSKNSYGVYHKPIIDLINIYTNNEANNLTGVPFENILDTVKSNKPVIMWATIDMKAPSVTTTWQSSNGTISWIAPEHAYLLIGFDESNVIVNDPYDGTEKYIDKELFKSRWESLGSQAVSLK
- a CDS encoding HAD family hydrolase — its product is MNVELVIFDMDGLMFDTERVAKRAWKAAGDKFGYKLEGELFDSFLGRNIVSVKNIIVDTYGESCPIDDIIKEVKYIENKIVDDEGLVVKDGLYDLLNYLKKLNIKIAVATSSRRERAKKLLTLAKIENEFDYIICGDEVTKSKPDPEIFLKVAEKLNCSPENCIVMEDSRQGIQAAKNAGMRPIMVPDLLDADEETSTRLYKKIKHLGEAINIIK
- the ispF gene encoding 2-C-methyl-D-erythritol 2,4-cyclodiphosphate synthase produces the protein MRIGMGYDVHKLVTNRKLIIGGVEIPHSLGLLGHSDADVLLHAIMDALLGAAALGDIGKHFPDTDERFKGASSIKLLEEVGRLVNEAGYKIENIDSTIIAQKPKMSPHINLMRENISNALNIDIKNINVKATTEEGLSFTGREEGISSQAICLLI
- a CDS encoding FAD-dependent oxidoreductase, with the protein product MRVIIIGCTHAGTASAMNIKELYPESDIVVYEKNNNVSFLSCGIALTVGGIVEDPKKLFYNSPDNMISMGIDMKMNYEVTNINIKEKKIEAKNLITGQIIVDKYDKLVLTLGSWPIVPNFEGGNLENILLCKNYNHAKEIINKSNSINNVVVIGAGYIGVELAEAFNIKGKNVTLIDAEDRIMNKYLDKEFTDVAEGEFIDKGVKLRLGEKVIKFESNIENKVSKVITNEGEYDADLVVLCIGFKPNTALINGKVDTINNGAIVIDEYMRTSEKDVFAAGDCCIVEYNPVGDKRYIPLATNAVRMGMLVAKNLVEPKLKYLGTQGTSGIKIYDKCIASTGLTEEVAKATTNMNIGSLIYKDNYRPEFMPTYTEAMIKLVYDKNTNRILGGQIISEEDLTQYMNTLSVVIQNRMTIDELAVTDFFFQPHFNKPWSLLNSVAIKGI
- the uvsE gene encoding UV DNA damage repair endonuclease UvsE yields the protein MKIRFGYVAIALGLDKNVTSSSTVTFSNYSKMHNDEERLNKLKKVTLSNLEALKKILEYNVEKNIHFYRMTSALIPLATHPEVKNWDYKKYFKKEFKEIGDIIKKSNMRVDAHPDQFNVINSNRSEVVEATKRNLMHFCEIFQLMNYDDYKLVLHIGGATGGKEKALDRFKDNITGFDEKIRKKIIIENDDKTYTMKETLELCESLKIPMVLDVHHHNCNNNGERIEEYLERIFNTWTSEKLPPKVHFSSPKDGIRDRKHHEYINIEEMRKFINITKLLGESFDIMIEAKMKDLAMFKVVSELKKSEFDIELE
- the asnS gene encoding asparagine--tRNA ligase, with the translated sequence MENTLVKALFRESDDFAGKTVKVSGWVRTIRSNNNFGFIELNDGSFFKNLQVVFENTLDNFKEISKIAISSSLEIEGEVVLTPNSKQPLELKATNIVIHGHSNSDYPLQKKRHTMEYLRTIAHLRPRSNTFSAVFRVRGLAAYAIHKFFNERGFVYVNTPIITASDCEGAGEMFRLTTLDPKNPPLTEDGEVDFSQDFFGKPANLTVSGQLNGETYALAFRNIYTFGPTFRAENSNTGRHASEFWMVEPEMAFAELTDYLDCAEDMIKYIINYVLENAPEEMEFFSNFIDKGLMDRLNNVVNSEFARITYTEAVEILQKCNKEFQYPVEWGIDLQTEHERYLSEEVFKRPVFVTDYPKDIKAFYMRLNDDGKTVAAADLLAPGVGEIIGGSQREERLDILEARMEELGLNKEDYWWYLELRKYGETKHSGFGLGFERILMYLTGMSNIRDVIPFPRTPGNADF